A stretch of the Duncaniella dubosii genome encodes the following:
- a CDS encoding TonB-dependent receptor — protein MFKRFKILFIFVSIALMAMAQEVSTESLDSIINALELKEVIVTAKKIRQSGDTISYSAATYRGKNDKTLEDLLRKMPGIEVKADGQITYNGQWINEFYIEGLDMLGGNYGVATRNIDANDIGSVQVLQNHQDVKLLQGVKSGNAPAMNIKLKQNALGIWSSTLQAAIGTQPNISWDASATLMNFRRKAQNISVYKTNNIGNDLRQDIGAPVTFNSSYGTGILFPDSPGLNDTYAYRNNSHSLSINQLFKLDEDKTLAFNLNYLLIKKKERRQSKPLILRTVSLDLS, from the coding sequence ATGTTCAAACGATTCAAAATACTATTCATCTTTGTGTCCATCGCTCTTATGGCGATGGCGCAGGAGGTCAGTACCGAATCACTGGATTCAATTATCAACGCCCTTGAACTAAAGGAAGTAATTGTTACTGCTAAAAAAATCCGACAGTCCGGCGATACAATTTCGTATTCTGCTGCTACATACAGAGGTAAAAACGACAAGACTCTTGAAGACTTGTTGCGAAAGATGCCGGGTATTGAAGTAAAAGCCGATGGCCAGATAACTTATAACGGACAATGGATAAATGAGTTTTATATCGAGGGGCTTGATATGCTTGGCGGAAATTATGGTGTAGCTACAAGAAATATCGATGCAAATGATATAGGTTCAGTTCAAGTACTGCAAAATCATCAGGATGTGAAATTGCTGCAAGGAGTGAAGAGCGGCAATGCTCCCGCTATGAACATAAAGCTTAAACAAAATGCTCTCGGTATATGGTCATCCACACTTCAAGCAGCAATCGGGACACAGCCCAATATATCTTGGGATGCCTCCGCCACCCTCATGAATTTCCGGCGCAAAGCCCAAAATATCTCTGTTTATAAGACGAACAACATTGGCAATGACTTGAGACAGGATATTGGTGCACCCGTGACATTCAATTCATCTTACGGAACGGGGATACTTTTCCCTGATTCTCCGGGGCTGAATGACACTTACGCATATCGTAACAACTCACATAGCCTGTCGATAAATCAACTTTTCAAGTTAGACGAAGACAAGACATTGGCGTTTAATCTCAATTACCTTTTGATAAAGAAAAAAGAGAGGCGGCAGAGCAAACCGCTTATCTTGCGGACAGTATCTCTCGATTTGTCGTAG
- a CDS encoding primase-helicase family protein: protein MSKPDISKEEFIRVGTTLYKLVNQPRLNGGYVKKRIVWNNETLRQDYGKHFLATVPKYDGFCTVPDHVNYRPIVDKFLNLYEPIDHKPMKGNFPSICSLVKHIFGEQYELGMDYLQLLYLQPIQKLPILLLVSEERNTGKSTFLNFLKALFQNNVTFNTNEDFRSQFNSDWAGKLLIVVDEVLLSRREDSERLKNLSTTLSYKVEAKGKDRDEIAFFAKFVLCSNNEYLPVIIDAEETRYWVRKIDRLQSDDTDFLQKLKTEIPAFLYHLQHRQLSTEKESRMWFAPPLLHTEALQKIIRSNRNRLEIEMCELILDIMVSTGIDSFSFCCNDILTLLANTYVKYNHPR from the coding sequence ATGAGTAAACCAGACATCAGCAAGGAGGAGTTTATCCGGGTGGGTACGACCCTCTACAAGTTAGTGAACCAGCCCCGACTGAACGGTGGCTATGTGAAGAAACGCATCGTGTGGAACAACGAGACCCTACGGCAGGACTACGGCAAGCACTTTCTCGCCACCGTCCCCAAGTATGACGGCTTCTGCACAGTTCCCGACCATGTGAATTACCGTCCGATAGTGGACAAGTTCCTGAACCTCTATGAACCTATAGACCACAAACCGATGAAGGGTAATTTCCCCTCTATATGTTCGTTAGTAAAGCACATCTTCGGGGAACAATACGAGTTGGGCATGGACTACCTGCAACTGCTCTACCTGCAACCCATTCAAAAGTTGCCAATCCTGCTGTTGGTGTCGGAAGAACGCAACACTGGCAAAAGTACGTTCCTGAACTTTCTGAAAGCCCTGTTTCAGAACAACGTGACATTCAACACCAACGAGGACTTCCGCAGCCAGTTCAATTCCGACTGGGCTGGCAAGCTGCTTATCGTGGTGGATGAGGTGTTGTTAAGTCGTAGGGAGGACAGCGAGCGGTTGAAGAACCTCAGTACCACGTTATCCTACAAGGTGGAAGCCAAAGGCAAAGACCGTGATGAAATAGCGTTCTTCGCCAAGTTCGTATTATGTTCCAACAACGAGTATCTGCCCGTCATCATAGACGCAGAGGAAACACGCTATTGGGTACGCAAGATAGACCGCTTGCAGTCGGACGATACCGACTTCCTGCAAAAACTGAAAACGGAAATTCCTGCTTTCCTCTACCATTTGCAGCACAGGCAGCTCTCCACCGAAAAAGAGAGTCGTATGTGGTTTGCACCACCACTTCTGCATACCGAAGCCTTGCAGAAGATAATCCGCAGCAACCGCAACAGATTGGAGATTGAGATGTGCGAACTTATACTTGACATTATGGTAAGCACGGGTATCGACTCTTTCTCTTTTTGCTGCAATGACATTCTCACGCTGTTGGCAAACACATATGTCAAGTACAACCATCCGCGATAG
- a CDS encoding ISAon1 family transposase N-terminal region protein, whose amino-acid sequence MKTSEAFWQFLPAGLNELFEMVRFEKTDQSYDIWLDEKKKLSDEDYRNPNIVARGYTDYVTIQDYPMRGRPVYLHMRKNKWWDKKTNEIFSYNLELPNEEGTRLSAEFVAFLKDEGGDDSSVD is encoded by the coding sequence ATGAAGACTAGTGAAGCATTTTGGCAGTTTCTGCCCGCAGGCCTAAATGAGCTGTTTGAGATGGTCAGGTTTGAAAAGACAGATCAATCCTACGACATATGGCTTGACGAGAAGAAGAAACTTTCCGACGAGGATTACCGCAATCCTAACATAGTAGCGAGAGGCTACACGGATTATGTAACGATACAGGACTATCCCATGCGTGGCAGGCCGGTCTATCTTCATATGCGCAAGAACAAATGGTGGGACAAGAAAACAAACGAGATATTCTCCTACAACCTTGAGCTTCCCAACGAAGAAGGGACACGACTCAGTGCCGAGTTCGTGGCTTTTTTAAAAGACGAAGGTGGAGACGACAGCTCTGTCGATTAA
- a CDS encoding type II toxin-antitoxin system HicB family antitoxin: MNTLKYKDFIGSVAFSEADNVFFGKIEGIDGLVNFEGESVAELTNAFHEAVDDYLAYCSEEGIEPHKSYSGSLNVRLTPDIHSRVAYLAKQAGVSINSFIRTAVEKQIAAML; this comes from the coding sequence ATGAATACACTGAAATATAAGGATTTTATAGGCTCGGTAGCCTTCAGCGAAGCCGATAATGTATTTTTTGGTAAAATTGAAGGCATTGACGGACTTGTAAATTTCGAGGGAGAGAGCGTTGCGGAACTCACCAATGCCTTTCATGAGGCAGTTGACGATTACCTTGCATATTGCTCCGAAGAAGGAATAGAGCCTCACAAAAGCTATTCCGGCTCTTTGAACGTGCGTCTTACTCCCGACATTCACTCCCGTGTAGCTTACCTCGCAAAACAGGCTGGAGTATCCATCAACTCGTTCATACGCACGGCTGTGGAAAAACAGATTGCTGCCATGCTCTGA
- a CDS encoding site-specific integrase: MARSTFKVLFYMNGSKEKNGIVPIMGRVTINGTVAQFSCKQSVPKTLWDIKGNRAKGKSKEARDINLALDNIKAQIIKHYQRLSDREAFVTAEMVRNAYQGIGSEYETLLKAFDRENEVFKKRVGKDRVMATYRSRVVARNHVAAFIKSFYRRMDMSMLEITPDFIKEFAAYLSTEAGLHNGTIWEKCMWLKGVVMRAHFNGLIPRNPFAQFHISPNVKEREYLTEDELKALMTHELGDAKLSYIRDIFVFASFTALSFVDIKELTNDNIVEVNGEKWILSKRHKTKVPFQVKLLDIPLQIIERYRPMQEDNLVFPNLNYWSICKPLKKVMKECGITKDISFHCSRHGFATLALSMGMPIESVSRVLGHTNIVTTQIYAKITTQKLDNDLTMLGNRLNQSFNNVSMAGQ, encoded by the coding sequence ATGGCAAGAAGTACATTCAAAGTGCTGTTCTACATGAACGGCAGCAAGGAGAAAAACGGCATTGTCCCCATCATGGGACGAGTGACAATCAACGGGACTGTGGCGCAGTTCAGTTGCAAACAGAGTGTCCCGAAAACGCTTTGGGACATCAAGGGCAACCGAGCCAAAGGCAAGAGCAAGGAGGCACGGGACATCAACCTCGCTTTGGACAACATCAAGGCGCAAATCATCAAGCACTACCAACGCCTGTCCGACCGTGAAGCGTTTGTAACTGCGGAAATGGTGCGCAATGCCTATCAGGGCATCGGAAGCGAGTACGAGACATTGCTCAAAGCATTCGACCGTGAAAACGAGGTGTTCAAGAAACGTGTCGGCAAGGACAGGGTTATGGCAACCTACCGTTCACGGGTGGTGGCGAGAAACCATGTGGCTGCGTTCATCAAGTCTTTCTATAGACGGATGGACATGTCCATGCTGGAGATTACGCCCGACTTCATCAAGGAGTTTGCCGCCTACCTCTCAACGGAAGCGGGACTGCACAACGGGACGATATGGGAAAAGTGTATGTGGCTGAAAGGTGTTGTCATGCGTGCGCACTTCAACGGGCTGATACCGAGAAACCCGTTTGCCCAGTTCCACATCAGCCCGAATGTGAAGGAGCGTGAATACCTGACGGAAGATGAACTGAAAGCGTTGATGACGCACGAGCTCGGGGATGCCAAGCTGTCCTATATCCGTGATATTTTCGTCTTCGCCAGCTTCACCGCCCTCTCTTTCGTGGACATCAAGGAACTGACCAATGACAACATCGTGGAAGTGAACGGTGAGAAGTGGATATTATCCAAACGGCACAAGACAAAAGTGCCGTTCCAAGTGAAGCTGCTGGATATTCCCTTACAGATAATAGAGCGTTACCGCCCCATGCAGGAGGATAACCTCGTGTTCCCCAATCTCAACTACTGGTCTATCTGCAAACCTCTGAAAAAGGTGATGAAAGAGTGTGGGATAACAAAGGACATCTCGTTTCATTGCTCAAGGCATGGGTTCGCGACCCTTGCTTTGAGTATGGGTATGCCGATTGAGAGCGTGAGCCGTGTTTTGGGACACACGAACATAGTCACGACCCAAATCTACGCCAAAATCACAACGCAGAAGTTGGACAACGACCTTACCATGTTAGGCAACAGGCTGAACCAATCGTTTAACAACGTATCAATGGCAGGACAATGA
- a CDS encoding ATP-binding protein, which translates to MRNGGYPETIPARSITKSYLSTLFDSILLKDVAKRHKVRNTTDLYNLATYLLSNFCNPISANDLAGELGLSSVATTKKFCDYLTEPYLFFYMPRFNNKLKLMTKAPKKVYVVDNGFVQSTAFNLSENLGRLLENQVFVELLRRGYIPGKTLFYYRTRNDKEIDFVTRKGTKVEQLIQVCYDMTSEKTRKRELDALVEAAEELHCDNLLVITNSQEEKIEWKNELISAITANKF; encoded by the coding sequence ATGCGCAACGGCGGTTACCCGGAAACAATCCCGGCACGTAGCATCACCAAGAGCTATCTTTCTACGCTGTTTGATTCCATTCTGCTGAAAGATGTAGCCAAACGCCATAAGGTGAGGAACACCACCGACCTGTATAATCTTGCCACTTACCTGCTCTCCAACTTCTGCAACCCTATATCTGCAAATGACCTTGCCGGAGAGCTGGGATTGTCAAGTGTCGCAACGACAAAGAAATTCTGTGACTATCTGACAGAACCGTATCTGTTCTTCTACATGCCTCGCTTCAACAACAAACTGAAATTGATGACTAAAGCACCTAAAAAAGTGTATGTGGTTGACAACGGCTTTGTGCAAAGCACGGCTTTCAACCTCAGTGAAAACCTCGGCAGACTGTTGGAGAACCAAGTGTTTGTCGAATTGCTGCGCCGTGGCTATATTCCTGGTAAAACACTGTTCTATTACCGCACACGCAACGATAAAGAGATAGACTTCGTTACCCGCAAAGGCACAAAGGTCGAGCAACTGATCCAAGTCTGCTACGACATGACCTCCGAGAAAACCCGCAAACGCGAACTCGACGCCCTCGTCGAAGCCGCCGAAGAACTCCACTGCGACAACCTCCTTGTTATCACCAATTCGCAAGAAGAAAAAATCGAGTGGAAAAATGAATTAATTTCAGCAATTACCGCCAATAAGTTTTAA
- a CDS encoding sensor histidine kinase has product MIFLIWYLLHWVGKLRSIEQMKDDFTHNMTHELKTPVAVAYSAADSMLRYYDQSDEVRNKQFLKIIMQRLSFLSGMIENILSMSMERFKAMKLSIENVEVKPIVVEVAGMIELKADKPVKIDIEIPDNLSVMADSLHFGNVLSNLIDNAVKYSEDTVNIKIMADNNSIVIADNGIGIDKDNLPYIFDKFYRVTSGDRYEVGGYGLGLFYVKQIVELLGWSIDVTSKPGVGTKFTIKFKNNEER; this is encoded by the coding sequence ATGATTTTCCTAATATGGTATCTTTTACACTGGGTTGGAAAACTGCGTAGTATTGAGCAGATGAAGGATGATTTCACTCACAACATGACTCACGAACTGAAAACTCCGGTGGCCGTGGCTTATTCTGCGGCGGATTCAATGCTCCGATACTATGACCAGAGTGACGAGGTAAGGAATAAACAGTTCCTTAAGATTATTATGCAAAGACTGAGTTTCCTTTCCGGCATGATTGAGAATATTCTGTCAATGAGTATGGAACGCTTCAAAGCGATGAAACTCAGCATTGAGAATGTGGAGGTAAAACCAATTGTCGTAGAGGTCGCGGGAATGATTGAGCTTAAAGCCGACAAACCGGTGAAGATTGATATTGAAATCCCGGACAATCTTTCGGTCATGGCAGATTCATTACATTTCGGCAATGTCCTGTCAAATCTGATAGACAACGCCGTGAAATATTCCGAAGATACTGTCAACATAAAAATTATGGCTGACAACAACTCAATTGTAATTGCAGACAACGGCATAGGAATAGACAAGGACAATCTCCCTTATATATTTGATAAGTTCTATCGTGTCACCTCAGGAGACCGTTATGAGGTTGGAGGTTACGGGCTTGGTCTTTTCTATGTAAAGCAGATTGTTGAATTACTTGGCTGGAGCATAGATGTGACAAGCAAACCGGGAGTCGGAACGAAATTCACAATTAAATTTAAGAACAATGAGGAAAGATAA
- the tnpC gene encoding IS66 family transposase: MKKNELIEFLQRQIEFLQGRLDEALASVSSLTLSNEKLQSTNEKLVATVDELRKQMASMEEAMKGKSAELSKEKAARQAVQRLQGSPSERQKKPVTTPATSETRQQKPEKKRTNNGAKRKTHPECEVETIIVEPDSPDFNPEAATFIGECDVVRYVMEPMRFKKFIYKVRKYVQDEKIYKGSAPATPLLNSQYTSSFIAGLAELRYLHCMPLENAVEYFRAHGFDLDKGTAQKLVSKVRVHLENLYKALGQAIVADNYICGDETYQKVRLQVATPSGRKIKKGYIWVFVGMTTGLVYFFYDDGSRSAEVFEQHIKGFNGAFQCDYYSGYRHIGIGGMSGIKRLPCLQHIKRKFLDLKDNPKAQEIAKLFGLLYHFEHQHRIGKDGWTAGKHLEWRQRYSKVMLEKIRMRLTAVKDRIGVPPDDPLLAATEHALKQWDEIPRIFASPTYRLDNNEVERINRYISLTRRRLTIGSHSGAEAAALYHSLAITCHRCGVNVFDYFCDIIDRCAAWPPNTPIEKYRDLLPDRWKLSQK; the protein is encoded by the coding sequence ATGAAAAAGAACGAGTTGATAGAGTTTCTGCAACGTCAGATCGAGTTCCTTCAAGGGCGGCTCGACGAGGCGTTGGCCTCTGTCAGCTCGCTTACTTTATCCAATGAAAAGCTGCAGTCGACCAACGAGAAGCTTGTGGCGACTGTAGATGAACTGCGCAAGCAAATGGCCTCAATGGAGGAGGCTATGAAAGGCAAAAGTGCGGAACTGAGCAAAGAGAAAGCCGCGCGTCAGGCAGTGCAGCGTCTGCAGGGCTCGCCGTCGGAGCGTCAGAAGAAACCGGTGACGACTCCTGCCACATCCGAAACTCGACAGCAGAAGCCAGAGAAGAAACGTACCAACAACGGCGCCAAAAGGAAGACGCATCCGGAGTGTGAGGTGGAGACCATTATAGTGGAGCCTGACAGTCCGGACTTCAATCCCGAGGCGGCGACGTTTATCGGCGAGTGCGATGTCGTGCGCTACGTCATGGAGCCGATGCGCTTCAAAAAATTTATCTACAAGGTCAGAAAATACGTGCAGGACGAGAAAATATACAAAGGTTCCGCACCCGCCACACCGCTGCTTAACTCGCAGTATACATCTTCCTTCATAGCCGGACTCGCCGAGCTACGCTATCTCCACTGCATGCCACTTGAAAATGCTGTCGAATACTTCCGTGCCCACGGCTTCGACCTTGACAAAGGCACCGCACAGAAGCTCGTAAGTAAGGTAAGGGTACATCTGGAAAATCTATACAAGGCGCTGGGTCAGGCAATAGTCGCGGACAATTATATCTGCGGTGACGAGACCTATCAGAAAGTGCGGCTGCAGGTGGCAACTCCTTCGGGAAGAAAGATCAAGAAAGGCTACATATGGGTGTTCGTCGGCATGACAACCGGGCTTGTGTACTTCTTCTATGACGACGGCTCCCGCTCGGCCGAAGTCTTCGAGCAACACATAAAAGGCTTCAACGGAGCCTTCCAGTGCGACTATTACTCGGGATACCGGCATATCGGAATCGGTGGGATGAGCGGGATAAAACGCTTGCCATGCCTGCAGCACATCAAGCGAAAGTTTCTCGATCTGAAAGACAATCCAAAGGCGCAGGAAATAGCAAAGCTCTTCGGACTCCTTTACCACTTCGAGCATCAGCACCGCATAGGCAAAGACGGATGGACGGCGGGAAAGCACCTTGAGTGGAGACAACGATACTCCAAGGTGATGCTCGAGAAAATCCGCATGAGACTGACAGCAGTCAAAGACCGCATCGGCGTGCCACCCGACGACCCGCTGCTCGCCGCCACCGAACATGCACTCAAACAATGGGACGAGATACCACGCATCTTTGCCTCACCCACCTACAGACTCGACAACAACGAAGTCGAGCGAATCAACCGCTACATATCCCTGACCCGTCGCCGACTTACAATCGGCTCCCACTCCGGAGCCGAAGCCGCCGCCCTGTACCACTCTCTTGCGATCACCTGCCACCGCTGCGGAGTCAACGTCTTCGACTACTTCTGCGACATAATCGACCGATGTGCCGCATGGCCGCCAAACACCCCGATCGAAAAATACCGCGACCTGCTTCCCGACCGCTGGAAACTCTCACAAAAATAG
- a CDS encoding Swt1 family HEPN domain-containing protein, giving the protein MSDFTYELPEDKVFFDAVMSILAHDIQYRDTGYYHLLRDGYCEISDSSTFSQKRWNAMYTTVNFYIPKDVFASNASLLPEAKNILLKVCQTVMPPNAGYDVMKINISPSLSIGQHDILNDIISTANNSKLDILSDDVKQKGKEMSELYVTLYCVENSLRNFIDTVLSNALGDNYFSLISVPNDIAKGIATRKKEESQNKWLPLRGDKDIYYLDFIDLAKLIQNNWEYFKAYFPSQGWISTKIEELYKVRCLIAHNSYAGDDEKDMVALYYKQIVKQIGSHI; this is encoded by the coding sequence ATGAGTGACTTTACATATGAATTACCGGAAGATAAAGTTTTCTTCGATGCCGTAATGTCAATACTTGCTCATGATATTCAGTATAGGGATACCGGATATTATCATCTCCTTAGAGATGGCTACTGTGAAATTTCAGATAGTAGTACATTCTCACAAAAGAGATGGAATGCGATGTACACAACTGTAAATTTCTATATTCCCAAAGATGTCTTTGCCTCTAACGCTTCGTTGCTCCCTGAAGCTAAGAACATACTATTAAAGGTCTGCCAAACAGTTATGCCTCCAAACGCAGGATATGATGTTATGAAGATTAACATATCTCCTTCCCTGAGTATTGGGCAGCACGATATATTGAACGATATTATTTCAACAGCTAACAATAGTAAATTAGACATTCTTTCTGATGATGTTAAACAGAAAGGTAAGGAAATGTCAGAATTATATGTGACATTATATTGCGTTGAGAACTCATTGCGAAACTTTATTGATACCGTGTTGTCAAATGCTTTAGGCGACAATTATTTTTCTTTGATTTCTGTTCCAAACGACATTGCGAAAGGAATTGCCACACGAAAAAAAGAAGAGAGTCAAAATAAGTGGTTACCGCTTCGTGGTGATAAAGACATATATTATTTGGATTTTATAGATTTAGCTAAATTAATTCAAAATAATTGGGAGTATTTTAAAGCTTACTTTCCAAGTCAGGGGTGGATATCAACCAAAATTGAGGAGCTTTACAAAGTTCGATGCTTAATCGCACACAATAGCTACGCTGGAGACGATGAGAAAGATATGGTTGCTCTTTATTACAAACAAATCGTTAAACAAATTGGGAGTCATATCTGA
- the tnpB gene encoding IS66 family insertion sequence element accessory protein TnpB (TnpB, as the term is used for proteins encoded by IS66 family insertion elements, is considered an accessory protein, since TnpC, encoded by a neighboring gene, is a DDE family transposase.): MWSLEADMRLWVCRQPVSMRYGIRGLAQMVWSWKGHSPASGDVYVFFSKDRKTMKALKWDGDGFLMYTKRLSRGRFREVLKKGDDGVRRLQWDDFYMLMRGLTPVKVMVENRFRMAVK; the protein is encoded by the coding sequence ATGTGGAGTCTTGAGGCGGATATGCGGCTCTGGGTATGCCGGCAGCCGGTATCGATGCGCTACGGCATCCGGGGTCTGGCCCAGATGGTGTGGTCGTGGAAGGGGCATTCTCCGGCATCGGGCGATGTGTATGTGTTTTTCTCAAAGGACCGCAAGACCATGAAGGCGTTGAAATGGGATGGCGACGGATTTTTGATGTACACAAAAAGACTGTCGCGAGGCCGTTTCCGGGAGGTGCTCAAAAAGGGCGATGACGGCGTGCGCAGGCTCCAATGGGACGATTTCTATATGCTGATGAGGGGCCTCACGCCTGTGAAGGTGATGGTCGAAAATCGCTTCAGAATGGCCGTAAAATAA
- a CDS encoding acyltransferase, whose amino-acid sequence MENIDKGSKSVEVRIDVTKQTPEELALANEYARLVFKFNHTMPATEEYACLMHRIFSDLGEGSVVHAPLTAVRPNMVKIGRNVVVMPGCLMMSAGGITIDDGAMIAANVQLISNNHDLYERQIITCRPIHIGRNAWIGAGATILPGATIGDNAVVGAASVVTKDVDAYTIVGGNPARVLRRIEPKSECAPDYDDIDGLEQLGLDSCGD is encoded by the coding sequence ATGGAAAATATTGATAAAGGATCAAAAAGTGTGGAGGTGAGGATTGATGTGACAAAACAGACTCCCGAAGAACTTGCACTCGCGAATGAGTATGCCCGGCTCGTTTTCAAATTCAATCATACGATGCCTGCAACGGAAGAGTATGCGTGTCTGATGCACAGGATATTTTCTGATTTAGGAGAGGGAAGCGTGGTTCATGCTCCATTGACGGCTGTAAGACCTAATATGGTGAAGATTGGACGCAATGTAGTTGTAATGCCGGGATGTCTTATGATGTCGGCCGGAGGAATAACAATTGATGATGGGGCGATGATTGCTGCAAATGTACAGCTCATATCCAACAATCATGATTTGTATGAACGTCAGATTATCACCTGTAGGCCTATACATATAGGCCGGAATGCATGGATCGGCGCGGGCGCGACAATACTCCCCGGTGCTACTATTGGCGATAATGCGGTGGTCGGGGCGGCAAGCGTGGTCACGAAGGATGTTGATGCCTATACGATTGTTGGTGGTAACCCCGCTCGTGTTTTACGCCGTATAGAACCGAAATCGGAATGTGCCCCGGATTATGATGATATTGATGGACTCGAACAGTTGGGACTCGACAGCTGTGGCGATTGA
- a CDS encoding DUF3408 domain-containing protein yields MAKVYESDIDPEEFIRSFRDDPSGISSMKKKSTEEKTSENPQSEVKAQPTESKTEPPKPDPVNKTTSVTSVNAESEYWQKYIANTAYLRPKLRFLMVEINPDFIQKIKRIISYENGSPCSIKSFVNNVLAEHFERYEAIIKKRL; encoded by the coding sequence ATGGCCAAAGTATATGAGTCAGATATCGACCCGGAAGAATTCATCCGCTCGTTCCGTGATGATCCGTCCGGAATATCTTCAATGAAAAAGAAATCCACAGAGGAAAAAACATCTGAAAATCCGCAGTCGGAGGTCAAGGCACAACCGACGGAAAGCAAAACAGAACCGCCAAAGCCCGATCCTGTAAACAAGACCACATCGGTTACCTCGGTTAATGCAGAAAGCGAGTATTGGCAGAAATATATAGCGAACACCGCATATCTGCGTCCGAAACTGCGTTTTCTGATGGTCGAAATCAATCCTGACTTCATTCAGAAAATCAAACGTATTATCTCCTATGAGAATGGTTCGCCGTGTTCAATCAAATCGTTTGTCAACAACGTGCTGGCAGAACACTTCGAGCGATACGAGGCAATAATCAAGAAAAGGCTTTGA
- a CDS encoding type II toxin-antitoxin system HicA family toxin, whose translation MGTKEKLIARFSTLPSDFTWEEMRRLLVALGYVPGNKGKTSGSRVIFKGAGLKPIMLHKPHPGNIIKGYVMKQVYDYLKNERLI comes from the coding sequence ATGGGAACAAAAGAAAAATTGATAGCCCGATTCTCAACATTGCCCAGCGATTTCACGTGGGAGGAAATGAGACGTTTGCTTGTTGCTTTGGGATATGTTCCGGGCAACAAGGGCAAGACCTCCGGCTCCCGTGTAATATTCAAGGGTGCCGGTTTGAAGCCCATAATGCTTCACAAGCCCCATCCCGGCAATATCATCAAAGGGTATGTTATGAAACAGGTTTATGATTATCTTAAAAATGAAAGACTGATATGA
- a CDS encoding response regulator transcription factor: MRKDKILLVEDDSTLSFIVQDALTREGFDVVCASNGEFGLKLFKESEPDIIVADVMMPKMDGFEMVRLIRLTAPAVPVLFLTARTALDDVVKGFELGANDYIRKPFQILELVVRIKALLKRNSQGITEDTNLNIGDSSLDFASQRLVIREEAIELTHTEAVIIDELFRHPNEVVEAKTLMYRIWQNDDYNNLNRLHGFIYKLRKYLSKSTSLELLNVRGIGYKLATSKQE; this comes from the coding sequence ATGAGGAAAGATAAGATATTGCTCGTAGAAGATGACTCAACTCTTTCATTTATTGTGCAGGATGCGCTGACCCGTGAAGGTTTTGATGTCGTTTGTGCTTCAAACGGAGAGTTCGGGCTTAAACTCTTCAAGGAGTCCGAACCGGATATTATTGTTGCAGACGTGATGATGCCAAAGATGGACGGTTTTGAGATGGTAAGGCTTATCCGTCTTACAGCACCGGCTGTACCCGTGCTTTTTTTGACCGCCAGAACTGCGCTTGACGATGTGGTGAAAGGGTTTGAGCTTGGAGCCAACGACTACATCCGCAAACCGTTTCAGATACTCGAACTTGTTGTGAGAATTAAGGCTTTATTGAAGCGTAATTCTCAGGGCATTACCGAAGATACGAATCTCAATATCGGAGATAGCTCACTTGACTTTGCATCACAACGACTTGTAATAAGAGAAGAGGCTATCGAACTGACACATACCGAAGCTGTAATCATTGATGAACTATTCCGCCATCCAAATGAAGTAGTCGAGGCTAAGACACTTATGTATCGCATTTGGCAGAACGATGATTATAACAACCTCAACCGTCTTCACGGATTTATCTATAAACTCCGCAAATACCTGTCTAAATCAACCTCGCTGGAACTTCTGAATGTTCGAGGGATAGGCTATAAATTAGCCACCTCCAAGCAGGAATAA